The Neorhodopirellula lusitana sequence CCATCGCCGCATTCAAAAAACTCACGGTGTTGCCCTGAATTCAGATGGAGCGTTGAATTTAGATGGAGCGTTGGATTCAGGGGACACGTTGGTCGACGGGGATGACTTCTGATCTGGCAACGACGAAACCCCGCCACGTTGCCGCATCACAACAAACCTCGCCAGCGTTTCCACCAAGGGCTGATCCGTTGAGATCAACAAATGGTCGACCCGGTGACGACGGCATGCCGCAGCGATCTTGGCATTATGCTGTTTCAACGAATCCAGATACCCCGAACGCAACTGTCGCCCATCGATGATCTCCCGACTGCCTGGCACCTCAAGATCACGGAATTCGATACGTTCTTGGAAAGGAAAATCAATCTCATCCGGATCGAGCACCTGCATAAAAATGACATCCTGGCGTGAGGCGCGCAACAGTGCCAACGATCGCCCGAGCGATTCCACGTCGCCAAAGCCATCGGAAATCAACACAACCAATCCGCGCCGCGGCAACTTCACCGATGCCTGCCGCAAAACGGTCCCGAGATCCGTCTCGCCACCACGATGGTCCTGTGACAAAGTCGTCAACAACACCTGCAAGTGCGATGGCAGCGTCCGCGGTGGCACATAGTCGCGAACCTGATTGTCAAACGTCATTGCCCCGACGGAATCCTGACTCGACAACAACAGGTATGCCATCGCTGCCGCCAACCCCGTCGCGTATTCCTGCTTGGTGCCTTCCCACCCAGCCGATTTAGAACTGGAAGCCTTCGACGCTTGCCGAGTCACGCCGGGGCGCCCATCTCGCCCTGATGAAAGTCCCAAGTCGCGGCCCTCTTCTCGGCCTACCTCCCGACCCACCTCTCGGCCCACCTCCCGACTCAGCGAAATCGCTCGGTCACCCCCGTACGACATGCTGCCGCTTTGATCCACCAACAACATGCACCGCAAGTTCGTCTCCTCTTCGAACTCACGAATGTACAGCCGGTCACTCTTCCCAAACGCCTTCCAATCAATATTCCGAAGTTCGTCACCCGGCACGTACGGTCGATGCTCTTTAAACTCCACGCTCGACCCTTGGTGGGGTGAACGGTGACGCCCAGCCGTCAATCCTTCGACCGCCTGCTTAGCGATCAACCGAAGCGTCGCAATTCGATTGACGTCGCGAGCCCGGAAGAGATCGGCAAATCGCATCAGGCAGTTTCCGGAAGAGGCAAGAAGGGTGGGGGGAAAGGCGGGGCAGGCAGGAAGCGGCCGAGAAGCCCAAGCATCCGCCAAAACGCCAGTTTAACGACGAGTCGACACGAAGTCATGATTACCAGCACCGAATCCTCGGTAGTCTGTTTCAAGCCTCCCTTCGCCCGCAAAACACTCCGAAAGTCCAAACGAACCCCCCTGCTCATCAGTGCGTACCAACGCTGCGTCGACAAATCACTATTGGATTTGCGACATCACACCTCTCACTTACAGGAAAACGGCGATGCCCGGTCGATTCATTTCAGATGCCTCCAGTCGATACCTCAAAAGCATCACTTTGATGGCCTACGCCGCCCTGATCGGATTCGGTGGCCTGTCCATCGGCTGCCAGCCCGCTGATCCAGCGGCAACGCCTGCAGCATCCGAAACCGAAGATCACGATCACGATCACGACCACGACCACGACCACGACCATGAAGCCCACTCGCACGACGGAGATCTCGATATTGGCGGCCTGATGCCCATCGAATCCACCCCGGCCCCTGAATCACTCGCCGATGGCATCACTCAACTGACTGATCTGCGGGATACCGTCGCCGAAGGTTTCGCAAATGACGACATCGAATCCATTCACGGCGAACTGCATTCGGTAGGAGTGCTGCTGGAAAACATCGAAAAGCTGGCCAAATCCAGCGAACTGTCGGGCGAAGCCAAGTTACAAGCCGCTGAAGCGGTCAACTCGCTATTCGACGCCTACGGTGATGTCGACGCCAAGCTTCACGGTCAAAATGGAAAAGAATACAAGGACGTTTCCAAGCAGATCGACGATGCAGTTAAAACACTTCGCAATCTCACGGACGCAAAGAACTAACGCATGATGATTCGCAACAACTCACGCATTGGACTCGTACTCGGCGGTCTCGCGATCAGCGGCCTCTCTGTTTGCTTCACAGGTTGCCCGCAATCGGGACCGCCAACCGGTCAAACCTCCGCTTCCGAATCTCGTCAACTGAAAGCTTCGCCGTATCGACTGAAAACATCGCCCGACGGCGCGATCTCACTCACCGAGGCTTCTGAGAATCTTGGCGACGAAACCAAGGCGGTTACCCTAGTGGGTAAAATTGATGCAGGTGAATTTTCGGCATTCGAGCCCGACCAAGCCACCTTCATGCTCAGTGAGTTGCCAGCCGATGGACACGGCAACGATGACCCCGATCACGAGGACAACTGCCCGTTCTGTAAACGGCGGGCTGCCAACGCGCCAAAGGCGATCATCCAAATCGTTGATGCCGACGGAAAGATCGTCCCTACCGACGCACAAACACTTTTAGGCCTACAAAAAGGTGACCGAGTCATCGCCGTTGGCAACGCATCGTACGATGCAACCGTCAACGCGATCACGGTCCAATGCCAAAAGATCTACTCGGGCACTTAACAAGCGTCATGAGGGCTTCGTTCCAAGGTGGCTACACTCAGCCACCTAGACCATTGCTGGCATCGTGACGGGAGTTGGCGGGAAATTGAATCGCCCGTAGTGAGCGTTAGTGATGTCCCATTTCTCGTGATGGGCGTCATGCAAGGTGGCCGCGAGGCTTCGTTCACTGTAGTGAATGATGTCTCGCCATTCGCTTGGATCAAGCATCACCAACGTTGTCTTGCGTTTCT is a genomic window containing:
- a CDS encoding DUF58 domain-containing protein codes for the protein MRFADLFRARDVNRIATLRLIAKQAVEGLTAGRHRSPHQGSSVEFKEHRPYVPGDELRNIDWKAFGKSDRLYIREFEEETNLRCMLLVDQSGSMSYGGDRAISLSREVGREVGREVGREEGRDLGLSSGRDGRPGVTRQASKASSSKSAGWEGTKQEYATGLAAAMAYLLLSSQDSVGAMTFDNQVRDYVPPRTLPSHLQVLLTTLSQDHRGGETDLGTVLRQASVKLPRRGLVVLISDGFGDVESLGRSLALLRASRQDVIFMQVLDPDEIDFPFQERIEFRDLEVPGSREIIDGRQLRSGYLDSLKQHNAKIAAACRRHRVDHLLISTDQPLVETLARFVVMRQRGGVSSLPDQKSSPSTNVSPESNAPSKFNAPSEFRATP